One Halostagnicola kamekurae DNA segment encodes these proteins:
- a CDS encoding NmrA/HSCARG family protein: protein MAIDTVLVVGATGTQGGAVARHLLERDFEVLALTRDKDKYESHHLAERGAELVEGSLAEKNTIEPLVEEADGVFLMTNYWEHGYDDEVAQGRNAVELIDEVGVEHLVFSSVGGADRDTGISHFDSKWEIEGLIDDHGISATVVRPVFFAQNFEGFRDSIEDGTLAMGLEPSNPLQILDVEDLGAFVAQVLSDPGEYEGESYELASDELPLRAMAIRFADALERPVRAQHLSIDDVEESQGEEYAVMFEWFNDAGYESPIDDLRAEFDVSFNRLETYLEREWRE, encoded by the coding sequence ATGGCTATCGACACAGTCCTCGTCGTGGGCGCGACGGGAACGCAAGGCGGTGCCGTCGCCCGGCACCTCCTCGAGCGGGATTTCGAGGTTCTCGCGCTGACTCGAGACAAGGACAAATACGAGTCACACCACCTCGCCGAGCGGGGGGCCGAACTCGTCGAGGGGTCGCTCGCGGAGAAAAACACCATCGAGCCGCTGGTCGAGGAGGCCGACGGCGTCTTTCTGATGACCAACTACTGGGAGCACGGTTACGACGACGAGGTCGCCCAGGGGCGAAACGCGGTCGAGTTGATCGACGAAGTGGGCGTCGAGCACCTCGTCTTCTCGTCGGTCGGCGGGGCCGACCGCGACACCGGGATCTCGCACTTCGACTCGAAGTGGGAGATCGAGGGGTTGATCGACGACCACGGTATTTCAGCGACGGTCGTCCGTCCCGTGTTCTTCGCTCAGAACTTCGAGGGCTTTCGCGACTCGATCGAAGACGGCACGCTCGCGATGGGACTCGAGCCCTCGAACCCCCTACAAATCCTCGACGTCGAGGATCTTGGCGCGTTCGTCGCGCAGGTGCTTTCCGACCCCGGCGAATACGAGGGCGAATCCTACGAACTGGCGAGCGACGAACTCCCGCTTCGCGCGATGGCGATTCGATTCGCCGACGCGCTCGAGCGACCCGTTCGCGCCCAGCACCTCTCGATCGACGACGTCGAGGAGAGCCAGGGCGAGGAGTACGCCGTGATGTTCGAGTGGTTCAACGACGCGGGCTACGAGTCGCCGATCGACGACCTCCGGGCGGAGTTCGACGTTTCGTTCAATCGCCTCGAGACCTACCTCGAGCGTGAGTGGCGCGAGTGA
- a CDS encoding nitrite/sulfite reductase: protein MNTTEQYKQNKHPLDVIDDVYEYAEDELTFEEIEERAGDGEWERLKWAGMYAQKQEGYFMIRTKVPGGKLTPEQAEVIGEVTDDLAVAPEEYGGEEQNELWGDAYLDITTRQDIQKHWIRVEDVPEMWDRYEEVGLTTVQGCGDGARNVLGCPAAGLDDHECFNAQPVIDAVSDYFTGNREYANLPRKFKMTITGCAHDCAQSQINDIGLVPAKKEIDGEYLYGFHARVGGGLSDGPRMGSELDVFIQPEDAVEFCRAVAQTFKEIGDRNNRGVCRMRYLVQQLGPEKFEEAIRDRCTIDLSDAGENLTVGYKGDHVGVHDQKQDGLKYVGFNVIAGRMGGDEFAEAARAAEKYGTEDASVRLATDQNFLITHIPEENVDDLLAEPFAADYQPDPGPFSRGAVGCTGNEFCNYAIIETKKRTKRWARELDDRINTPDDLDVVRMHMSGCSASCAQPQIADIGFRGETVKLEDDDSPNEEGDNLVEGMDFGLGGSLGEDNEFLDWIEHAVPADSVIPALERLFDAYADEKYDDEQFYAWCRRVDNERLRSIMQQADAPVAGGVAHGD, encoded by the coding sequence GTGAACACGACAGAGCAATACAAACAGAACAAACACCCCCTCGACGTCATCGACGACGTCTACGAGTACGCCGAGGACGAACTCACCTTCGAGGAGATCGAAGAGCGGGCGGGCGACGGTGAGTGGGAACGGCTGAAGTGGGCCGGCATGTACGCCCAGAAACAGGAGGGGTACTTCATGATCCGGACGAAGGTCCCCGGCGGCAAGCTCACGCCGGAGCAGGCCGAGGTCATCGGCGAGGTCACCGACGACCTCGCTGTCGCCCCCGAAGAGTACGGTGGCGAAGAGCAGAACGAACTCTGGGGCGACGCCTACCTCGACATCACGACTCGACAGGACATCCAGAAACACTGGATTCGCGTCGAGGACGTCCCGGAGATGTGGGACCGGTACGAAGAGGTTGGCCTGACGACGGTGCAGGGCTGTGGCGACGGCGCTCGAAACGTCCTCGGCTGCCCCGCGGCCGGACTCGACGATCACGAGTGCTTCAACGCACAGCCGGTCATCGACGCGGTCTCGGACTACTTCACCGGGAACCGCGAGTACGCCAACCTCCCGCGGAAGTTCAAGATGACGATCACCGGCTGTGCACACGACTGCGCGCAGTCCCAGATCAACGATATCGGACTCGTCCCCGCGAAAAAGGAGATCGACGGCGAGTACCTCTACGGATTCCACGCCCGCGTCGGCGGCGGTCTCTCCGACGGTCCGCGGATGGGTTCGGAACTCGATGTCTTCATCCAACCCGAAGACGCCGTCGAGTTCTGCCGCGCCGTCGCCCAGACGTTCAAGGAGATCGGCGACCGCAACAACCGCGGCGTCTGCCGCATGCGGTATCTCGTCCAACAGCTCGGTCCGGAGAAGTTCGAAGAAGCCATCCGCGACCGCTGTACGATCGACCTGTCCGACGCCGGCGAGAACCTGACCGTCGGCTACAAGGGCGACCACGTCGGCGTCCACGACCAGAAACAGGACGGTCTGAAGTACGTCGGCTTCAACGTGATCGCCGGCCGCATGGGCGGCGACGAGTTCGCCGAAGCCGCCCGCGCCGCGGAGAAGTACGGCACTGAGGACGCCTCCGTCCGCCTCGCGACCGACCAGAACTTCCTCATCACGCACATCCCCGAGGAGAACGTCGATGACCTGCTCGCAGAGCCGTTCGCCGCGGACTACCAGCCGGATCCCGGCCCGTTCTCCCGGGGCGCGGTCGGCTGTACGGGCAACGAGTTCTGTAACTACGCGATCATCGAGACCAAAAAGCGCACCAAGCGCTGGGCTCGAGAACTCGACGACCGTATCAATACGCCCGACGACCTCGATGTCGTCCGGATGCACATGTCCGGCTGCTCGGCCTCCTGTGCACAGCCACAGATCGCGGATATCGGTTTCCGCGGCGAGACCGTCAAACTCGAGGACGACGACTCACCCAACGAAGAAGGCGACAACCTCGTCGAAGGGATGGACTTCGGTCTCGGCGGCTCGCTCGGCGAGGACAACGAGTTCCTCGACTGGATCGAGCATGCAGTGCCGGCCGACTCGGTGATTCCGGCGCTCGAGCGGCTGTTCGACGCGTACGCCGACGAAAAGTACGACGACGAGCAGTTCTACGCCTGGTGTCGCCGCGTCGACAACGAGCGGCTGCGCTCGATCATGCAACAGGCCGACGCTCCCGTTGCAGGAGGTGTTGCCCATGGGGACTGA